In one Sulfitobacter sp. LCG007 genomic region, the following are encoded:
- the gmk gene encoding guanylate kinase: MTTMNTNRRGLLIILSSPSGAGKSTLARRLRDWDRDIVFSISATTRQPRKGEVDGREYHFTDSDTFKQMVGDGEMLEHAFVFGNFYGSPRKPVEQAFEAGQDVLFDIDWQGAQQIANSSLDTHTLSIFLLPPSIAALRSRLEARGQDDETTIAKRMERSWDEISHWDSYDYVLVNDDLDRTEQELRTIITATRLRRKQQPDLVEHVRRLQAEFKEPE, encoded by the coding sequence ATGACGACGATGAACACCAACCGTCGCGGCCTTCTGATCATCCTCAGCTCACCCTCCGGCGCGGGCAAGTCGACCCTGGCACGCAGGCTGCGGGACTGGGATCGCGATATCGTCTTTTCCATCTCTGCCACCACCCGACAGCCCCGCAAGGGCGAGGTGGACGGGCGCGAGTACCACTTCACCGATTCCGATACCTTCAAGCAGATGGTGGGCGACGGCGAAATGCTGGAACATGCCTTCGTCTTCGGCAATTTCTACGGCTCGCCACGCAAGCCGGTCGAGCAGGCCTTCGAGGCCGGGCAGGACGTGCTGTTCGATATCGACTGGCAGGGCGCCCAGCAGATCGCCAACTCGTCGCTCGACACCCACACGCTGTCGATCTTCCTGCTGCCGCCCTCGATCGCGGCGCTGCGGTCGCGGCTCGAGGCGCGGGGGCAGGATGACGAGACGACGATCGCCAAGCGCATGGAGCGCAGCTGGGACGAGATCAGCCACTGGGACAGCTACGACTACGTGCTGGTCAACGACGATCTCGACCGGACCGAACAGGAACTGAGGACGATCATCACCGCCACCCGCCTGCGCCGCAAGCAGCAACCTGATCTGGTCGAGCATGTCCGGCGGCTGCAGGCCGAATTCAAGGAGCCGGAATGA
- a CDS encoding YicC/YloC family endoribonuclease, translated as MTGFASATGSFDQYVWSWDIRSVNGKGLDLRFRMPDWIEGLETALRKEIAATASRGNVTCSLRISRDESSGGLKLNAAQAGSVLDALAELETLALDRGISLQPSRASDVLAMRGVLDLAGPEEPGTSGLTEALLAQFATLLAAFDAMRRSEGVALGAVLEGQLGEIEALVDEAAGLLDARRDDMAGTLRRNLAKVMDGAGGADADRVAQELALIAVKSDVAEEIDRLRAHVAAARSLLGDGGAVGRKLDFLMQEFNREANTLCSKAQHGELTRIGLALKVLIDRMREQVQNVE; from the coding sequence ATGACCGGATTCGCCTCTGCCACCGGCAGCTTCGATCAGTACGTCTGGTCATGGGACATCCGCAGTGTGAACGGCAAGGGGCTGGACCTGCGATTCCGCATGCCGGACTGGATCGAGGGTCTCGAGACGGCGCTGCGCAAGGAGATCGCCGCCACGGCAAGCCGTGGCAACGTGACGTGTTCGCTCAGGATCTCGCGCGACGAAAGCAGCGGCGGGCTGAAGCTGAATGCCGCCCAGGCCGGATCGGTCCTCGACGCGCTCGCCGAACTCGAGACGCTGGCGCTCGACAGGGGCATTTCGCTGCAGCCGTCGCGCGCAAGCGACGTGCTGGCGATGCGCGGTGTTCTCGACCTTGCCGGACCGGAAGAGCCCGGGACGAGCGGCCTGACCGAGGCCCTTCTGGCACAGTTCGCGACGCTGCTCGCGGCCTTCGACGCGATGCGCCGCTCGGAAGGGGTTGCCCTCGGCGCTGTCCTCGAGGGACAGCTGGGCGAGATCGAGGCGCTGGTGGACGAGGCGGCAGGATTGCTCGACGCGCGGCGGGATGACATGGCCGGGACGTTGCGGCGCAACCTGGCGAAGGTCATGGACGGGGCAGGCGGCGCCGATGCGGACCGGGTCGCGCAGGAGCTGGCGCTGATCGCGGTCAAATCCGATGTGGCCGAGGAAATCGACCGCCTGCGCGCCCATGTCGCCGCGGCCCGGTCCTTGCTGGGTGACGGCGGGGCCGTGGGGCGCAAGCTGGATTTCCTGATGCAAGAATTCAACCGCGAGGCAAATACGCTCTGCTCGAAGGCGCAGCACGGCGAACTGACCCGCATCGGGCTGGCGCTGAAGGTCCTGATCGACCGGATGCGCGAGCAGGTCCAGAACGTGGAATGA
- a CDS encoding sensor histidine kinase: protein MVAREYADILGALPLPAIVIDAAERIAAANHEARVVIGQGIEGRHFVTMLRQPGLIEAVESVLRGGEGRTVPYLSNDGSQDTTFQVTVRPVTTLGVALLCFVDVTHLEQAVQMRRDFVANVSHELRTPLTALTGFIETLRGPAREDAAARERFLAIMGEEAGRMNRLVGDLLSLSRVEVDERVRPRDQVVLTDILDSVLRTLRPLAAKGGVTLEAELGEGPITITGDADQLTQVFTNLVENAIKYGASGKRVTVRIERSDRDPALRSPGVRVMVIDYGPGIDEVHLPRLTERFYRADNHRSRALGGTGLGLAIVKHIVNRHRGRLRVESELGHGATFTVILPASGPLASE, encoded by the coding sequence ATGGTCGCGCGGGAGTATGCGGACATTCTGGGCGCGCTGCCGCTCCCGGCGATCGTCATCGACGCCGCCGAACGTATCGCCGCGGCCAATCACGAGGCCCGCGTCGTCATCGGGCAAGGCATCGAGGGCCGGCATTTCGTCACCATGCTGCGCCAGCCGGGACTCATCGAAGCGGTCGAGAGTGTCCTGCGGGGCGGTGAAGGTCGCACGGTGCCCTATCTTTCGAACGACGGCTCTCAGGACACGACCTTTCAGGTCACGGTGCGCCCCGTCACCACGCTGGGCGTCGCGCTGCTGTGTTTCGTGGATGTCACCCATCTTGAGCAGGCGGTGCAGATGCGGCGCGATTTCGTGGCCAATGTCAGCCACGAGCTGCGCACGCCCCTGACCGCGCTCACCGGCTTCATCGAGACGCTGCGCGGACCGGCGCGCGAGGATGCCGCCGCGCGCGAACGCTTTCTGGCGATCATGGGCGAGGAGGCGGGGCGGATGAACCGTCTCGTGGGGGATCTGCTCTCGCTCAGCCGGGTCGAGGTGGACGAACGGGTCCGTCCGCGCGATCAGGTCGTGCTGACCGACATACTCGATTCGGTGCTCCGCACCCTCAGACCGCTTGCCGCCAAGGGCGGCGTGACGCTGGAAGCCGAGCTTGGAGAAGGCCCGATCACGATTACCGGCGATGCCGACCAACTGACGCAGGTGTTCACCAACCTCGTCGAGAACGCGATCAAGTACGGGGCGTCGGGCAAGCGGGTGACGGTGCGGATCGAAAGGTCGGACCGGGATCCCGCCCTGCGCTCGCCCGGCGTGCGGGTGATGGTGATCGACTATGGCCCGGGCATCGACGAGGTGCACCTGCCGCGCCTTACAGAACGCTTCTACCGCGCCGACAACCACCGAAGCCGTGCGCTTGGCGGCACGGGTCTGGGCCTTGCCATCGTGAAGCATATCGTGAACCGGCATCGGGGGCGTCTTCGGGTGGAAAGCGAACTGGGCCATGGCGCTACCTTCACCGTCATCCTGCCCGCATCAGGCCCGCTCGCCTCGGAATAG
- a CDS encoding GlxA family transcriptional regulator, with product MPAPRHATNLPAAADKAQRFVFVLLENFTMLSFASAIESLRIANRMGGGALYEWRIVGEGGESIACSAGASFKLDDDLAELSRDDTILICSGIDVQAATTRKVLSWLRREARKGLRVGGLCTAAYTMAKAGLLDGRKATIHWENHDSFAEEFEEVELTKSVFVVDGNRLTTAGGTSSIDLMLKLIADSHGEDLANLVADQLIYSSIRTDQDTQRLSVPTRIGVRHPKLSQVIHMMEQAIEEPISPSVLARDVGMSTRQLERLFRRYLSRSPKRYYMELRLQKARNLLMQTDMSVINVALACGFASPSHFSKCYRAHYNTTPYRERGSHASRLSI from the coding sequence ATGCCCGCCCCGCGCCACGCCACGAACCTGCCAGCTGCTGCCGACAAGGCGCAGCGCTTCGTTTTCGTGCTTCTCGAGAACTTCACGATGCTCTCCTTCGCATCGGCGATCGAAAGCCTGCGTATCGCCAACCGAATGGGCGGGGGCGCGCTTTACGAGTGGCGCATCGTCGGCGAGGGCGGCGAGAGCATCGCCTGTTCGGCGGGTGCTTCGTTCAAGCTCGACGACGATCTCGCCGAACTGTCACGGGATGACACCATCCTGATCTGCAGCGGCATCGACGTGCAGGCGGCCACAACCCGGAAGGTGTTGTCCTGGCTGCGTCGCGAGGCGCGAAAGGGACTGCGTGTCGGTGGATTGTGCACGGCCGCCTATACGATGGCGAAAGCCGGCCTGCTCGACGGGAGGAAGGCGACGATCCATTGGGAGAACCATGACAGCTTCGCGGAGGAATTCGAGGAGGTCGAGCTTACGAAGTCGGTATTCGTGGTGGATGGCAACCGTCTGACCACCGCGGGTGGAACATCGTCGATCGATCTCATGCTGAAGCTGATCGCGGACAGCCATGGCGAGGATCTGGCGAACCTCGTGGCGGACCAGCTCATCTACTCATCGATCCGGACCGACCAGGACACCCAGCGTCTGAGCGTGCCGACCCGGATCGGGGTCCGCCATCCCAAGCTCAGCCAGGTGATCCACATGATGGAACAGGCCATCGAGGAACCGATCAGCCCCTCGGTGCTGGCCCGCGATGTCGGCATGTCGACGCGCCAGCTCGAAAGGCTGTTCAGGCGCTACCTCAGCCGCTCGCCAAAGCGCTATTACATGGAACTTCGACTGCAGAAGGCGCGCAACCTGCTCATGCAGACAGACATGAGCGTGATCAATGTCGCGCTCGCCTGCGGCTTTGCATCGCCATCGCATTTCTCGAAATGCTACCGGGCCCATTACAATACCACGCCCTATCGCGAGCGCGGAAGCCACGCGTCGCGCCTTTCGATCTGA
- a CDS encoding ABC transporter substrate-binding protein, with amino-acid sequence MKKLLRTSAATALLATTALSGAQAEDVKLGILIGFTGPIESLTSAMAAGAEMAMKEVNDAGGILDGSNVVPVRADTGCIDNGLSTSNGERLIGEGVAGIIGGDCSGVTGAILQNVAIPNGMVMISPSATSPGLTTMEDNGLFFRTAPSDAREGEVMAEILMERGVKSIALTYTNNDYGKGLADAIETSFKAAGGEVTIVTAHEDGKADYSAEMGALASAGGDILVVAGYLDQGGLGIINAALDTGAFDTFGLPGGMIGDSLPENVGSALNGSYGQIAGSGGEGADKMKSMAEAAGFDGTSPYTPESYDAAALFMLAMQAAESTDPAAYGPKILDVANAPGEKIYPGDLAKALEIIKGGGDVDYVGASAVELIGPGESAGTYRLIEVKDGKNETIGFK; translated from the coding sequence ATGAAGAAATTGCTGCGGACCTCCGCCGCGACGGCACTGCTGGCGACGACGGCTCTGTCCGGCGCCCAGGCCGAGGACGTTAAGCTTGGCATCCTGATCGGCTTCACGGGTCCGATCGAATCCCTGACTTCCGCGATGGCCGCCGGTGCCGAGATGGCGATGAAGGAAGTCAACGACGCCGGAGGCATTCTCGACGGGTCGAACGTCGTACCGGTGCGCGCCGACACGGGCTGCATCGACAACGGTCTGTCGACCTCCAACGGCGAACGCCTGATCGGCGAAGGAGTCGCGGGCATCATCGGCGGCGATTGCTCGGGCGTAACCGGGGCCATCCTGCAGAACGTGGCGATCCCGAACGGCATGGTCATGATCTCGCCCTCCGCGACATCGCCCGGCCTGACCACCATGGAAGACAACGGCCTCTTCTTCCGGACCGCGCCGTCGGATGCGCGCGAAGGCGAGGTGATGGCAGAGATCCTCATGGAACGCGGCGTGAAATCCATCGCGCTGACCTACACCAACAACGACTACGGCAAGGGTCTTGCGGACGCGATCGAGACGTCCTTCAAGGCCGCCGGCGGCGAGGTGACGATCGTCACCGCGCATGAGGACGGCAAGGCCGACTATTCCGCCGAGATGGGTGCGCTGGCATCTGCCGGCGGCGACATCCTGGTGGTGGCGGGATACCTCGACCAGGGGGGCCTCGGCATCATCAACGCAGCCCTCGACACCGGTGCCTTCGACACCTTCGGCCTGCCCGGCGGCATGATCGGGGACAGCCTGCCGGAGAACGTTGGCTCGGCGCTCAACGGCTCGTACGGGCAGATCGCGGGCTCGGGCGGCGAAGGCGCGGACAAGATGAAGTCGATGGCGGAAGCCGCCGGTTTCGACGGAACCTCGCCCTATACGCCGGAAAGCTACGACGCCGCCGCACTTTTCATGCTTGCGATGCAGGCGGCGGAATCGACCGATCCCGCGGCTTACGGTCCCAAGATCCTCGACGTGGCGAATGCGCCGGGTGAGAAGATCTACCCGGGCGACCTGGCAAAGGCGCTCGAGATCATCAAGGGCGGCGGAGATGTCGACTATGTCGGCGCCTCGGCGGTCGAGCTGATCGGCCCCGGCGAAAGCGCCGGAACCTACCGGCTGATCGAGGTGAAGGACGGCAAGAACGAGACCATCGGTTTCAAGTAG
- a CDS encoding class II 3-deoxy-7-phosphoheptulonate synthase — translation MSDWKKTSWRKLPRVQMPDYPDQQALEAVEAQLAKFPLLVFAGEARRLKKHLGAASRGEAFLLQGGDCAESFEQFSSDLIRDTFKVMLQMAIVLTHSAKVPVIKVGRMAGQFAKPRSSDSETVGGITLPSYRGDIINELAFTEAARVPDPSRMLRAYTQAAATLNLLRAFSTGGYADVHQVHSWTLGFTEHEKVDRYREIANRISDTLDFMQAAGVTPETAHTLQSVEYYTSHEALLLEYEEALTRVDSTTGKWLAGSGHMIWIGDRTRQPDGAHVEFASGVQNPIGLKCGPSMTASDLKQLMAKLNPENEAGRLTLIARFGAGTVGEHLPRLIRAVEEEDAKVVWCCDPMHGNTIKSSSGYKTRPFDSVLREVREFFDVHAAEGTIPAGVHFEMTGADVTECTGGVRAVSDEDLSDRYHTACDPRLNASQALELAFLISDEISERRAAARSDKAAV, via the coding sequence ATGAGCGATTGGAAAAAGACGAGCTGGCGCAAACTGCCGCGGGTCCAGATGCCGGACTATCCGGACCAGCAGGCGCTGGAAGCCGTCGAGGCACAGCTGGCGAAGTTCCCGCTCCTCGTGTTCGCAGGCGAGGCGCGTCGCCTCAAGAAGCATCTGGGCGCCGCGAGCCGGGGCGAGGCCTTCCTCCTGCAGGGAGGCGACTGTGCCGAAAGCTTCGAGCAGTTCTCTTCCGATCTCATCCGCGACACCTTCAAGGTCATGCTGCAGATGGCAATCGTGCTGACCCACAGCGCGAAGGTGCCGGTCATCAAGGTCGGGCGCATGGCCGGGCAGTTCGCCAAGCCGCGCTCCTCGGACAGTGAAACCGTGGGCGGCATCACGCTGCCGAGCTATCGCGGCGACATCATCAACGAACTCGCCTTCACCGAGGCTGCGCGCGTTCCCGATCCGTCCCGGATGCTGCGCGCCTATACCCAGGCCGCGGCCACGCTGAACCTGCTCAGGGCCTTCTCGACGGGCGGTTATGCGGACGTGCACCAGGTCCACTCCTGGACCCTGGGATTCACCGAACATGAGAAGGTCGACCGCTACCGCGAGATCGCCAACCGTATTTCCGACACGCTCGATTTCATGCAGGCGGCGGGCGTCACCCCGGAGACCGCGCATACCCTGCAGTCGGTCGAGTACTACACGAGCCACGAGGCCTTGCTGCTGGAATACGAGGAAGCGCTGACGCGGGTCGACTCGACGACCGGCAAATGGCTGGCCGGTTCGGGCCACATGATCTGGATCGGCGACCGGACACGCCAGCCGGACGGTGCGCATGTGGAATTCGCCAGCGGCGTGCAGAACCCGATCGGGCTGAAATGCGGGCCGTCGATGACCGCGAGCGACCTGAAACAGCTTATGGCCAAGCTCAATCCCGAGAACGAGGCCGGACGGCTGACGCTCATCGCGCGCTTCGGTGCAGGGACGGTGGGCGAACATCTGCCGCGCCTGATCAGGGCGGTCGAGGAGGAGGATGCCAAGGTGGTGTGGTGCTGCGATCCGATGCACGGCAACACGATCAAGTCTTCCTCGGGCTACAAGACCCGCCCGTTCGATTCGGTCCTGCGCGAGGTGCGCGAATTCTTCGACGTGCATGCGGCGGAAGGGACGATCCCGGCGGGCGTGCATTTCGAGATGACCGGCGCGGATGTGACCGAATGCACCGGCGGCGTGCGCGCGGTCAGCGACGAGGACCTGTCGGACCGCTACCACACCGCCTGCGATCCGCGTCTCAACGCAAGCCAGGCGCTGGAACTGGCTTTCCTGATCTCGGACGAGATCTCCGAGCGCCGCGCCGCCGCACGGAGCGACAAGGCGGCCGTCTGA
- a CDS encoding PQQ-dependent sugar dehydrogenase — MPTDRPPIRSARLAAISAAIVLAAPLRAELPEGVAIERLADGFDEPWAIALLPDGALMVTERAGSLQIWRDGARSEVAGLPKLSTQGQGGLLDVTLARDFATSRRLYLTYAKPQGRGSGTALAAARLSDDETALEGLEVLFEMSPGSSGGRHFGSRVVEAEDGRIFVTLGERGEREAAQDLSRHNGSVVRIDPDGSVPSDNPFVDRADALAEIWSYGHRNIQGAGLDKEGRLWIVEHGAKGGDEVNLVRKGRNYGWPVISYGTHYSGAKIGVGTEQEGMEQPAFYWDPSIAPSGLIVYRGAMFPQWQGDIFVGSLKFDYISRLEADGDATREVEQISAPETGRVRDLAEAPDGSILFLSVTDGAVYRLFAN, encoded by the coding sequence ATGCCCACAGACCGCCCGCCGATCCGCTCCGCCCGTCTGGCCGCCATTTCCGCCGCGATTGTCCTCGCCGCGCCGCTGCGCGCGGAGCTCCCGGAGGGCGTTGCGATCGAACGTCTCGCGGACGGGTTTGACGAGCCCTGGGCCATCGCGCTGCTCCCGGACGGCGCGCTCATGGTGACCGAGCGCGCGGGCAGTCTGCAGATCTGGCGCGACGGTGCGCGGAGCGAGGTCGCGGGGCTGCCGAAGCTATCGACGCAAGGGCAGGGCGGCCTGCTCGACGTCACGCTCGCCCGCGATTTCGCGACCTCCCGCCGCCTCTACCTGACCTACGCCAAGCCGCAGGGGCGCGGCAGCGGGACCGCTCTGGCTGCCGCCCGGCTTTCCGATGACGAGACCGCGCTCGAGGGGCTGGAGGTCCTGTTCGAGATGTCGCCCGGATCCTCCGGCGGGCGCCATTTCGGTTCCAGGGTGGTCGAAGCCGAGGACGGCAGGATTTTCGTCACTCTGGGCGAGCGGGGTGAGCGCGAGGCAGCGCAGGACCTGTCGCGCCACAACGGTTCGGTCGTCCGGATCGACCCCGACGGCTCGGTCCCGTCCGACAATCCGTTCGTCGACAGGGCGGATGCGCTTGCGGAAATCTGGTCCTACGGACATCGCAACATCCAGGGCGCCGGCCTCGACAAGGAGGGCCGGCTCTGGATCGTGGAACATGGCGCAAAGGGTGGGGACGAGGTCAATCTGGTCCGCAAGGGCCGCAACTACGGATGGCCCGTGATCTCATACGGAACGCATTACTCCGGTGCGAAGATCGGTGTGGGGACAGAGCAGGAAGGCATGGAGCAGCCCGCCTTTTACTGGGATCCCTCGATCGCCCCGTCAGGCCTGATCGTCTATCGGGGGGCGATGTTTCCGCAGTGGCAGGGCGATATCTTCGTCGGGTCGTTGAAGTTCGACTACATATCCCGCCTTGAGGCGGACGGCGATGCCACGCGCGAGGTGGAACAGATATCAGCGCCCGAAACCGGACGCGTACGTGATCTGGCAGAGGCTCCTGACGGAAGCATCCTCTTCCTGTCCGTTACCGACGGCGCGGTTTACAGGCTCTTTGCAAACTGA
- a CDS encoding gamma carbonic anhydrase family protein, whose translation MTIYLLDGIAPEVHEDCWIAPDANVIGKVVLDAEVSVWFGATLRGDTEEIRIGQGSNVQENCVLHTDIGYPLRVGAGCTIGHKAMLHGCTIGDNSLVGMGATILNGARIGRDCLIGAGALVTENKVIPDGSLVLGAPAKVIRALDRAAIGALSASAAGYVTRMRRFRRGLKVMET comes from the coding sequence ATGACGATTTATCTGCTGGACGGCATCGCGCCGGAGGTTCACGAGGACTGCTGGATCGCGCCCGATGCCAACGTGATCGGCAAGGTCGTGCTGGACGCGGAAGTCTCTGTCTGGTTCGGCGCGACCCTGCGCGGGGACACCGAGGAGATCCGCATCGGGCAGGGCAGCAACGTGCAGGAAAACTGCGTGCTGCACACCGATATCGGCTATCCGCTGCGTGTCGGGGCCGGCTGCACGATCGGGCACAAGGCCATGCTGCATGGCTGCACCATCGGCGACAACAGCCTCGTCGGCATGGGGGCCACGATCCTGAACGGAGCGCGGATCGGCCGCGATTGCCTGATCGGGGCAGGGGCGCTGGTGACGGAGAACAAGGTGATCCCGGACGGCTCGCTGGTTCTGGGGGCGCCGGCAAAGGTGATCCGGGCGCTGGATCGCGCGGCCATCGGCGCGCTGAGCGCCAGTGCGGCGGGCTACGTGACAAGGATGCGGCGCTTCCGCCGCGGTCTCAAGGTGATGGAAACCTGA
- a CDS encoding PLP-dependent aspartate aminotransferase family protein: MKNEPASLMRPDPLPQSASRPVVTPLSPSVVYASDTPDMLDEQYEGKLQGYTYSREGHPNADVVGRRLDRMEGSPQPGVLTSSGMGAVSALLLGLTRSGDHVIGSNQLYGRSLRLMTEDLPRLGISTSLVDTTSAQAVSEALRHETRLVLLEAVSNPTLRVADIEGIAAVTHGAGVLLAVDNTFTTPRGFRPFEAGADIVIHSLTKLLAGHSDVMLGYVAARDAALNDRLRVFGVTTGMTPSPFDCWLAERGMLTFDLRFDRAQETAMRLAEHVAGLQGVARVIYPGRPDHPDHARAAQLLGGRFCNMVSFELEGGRAQANAFTRGAEGLSFAPTLGDVGTTLSHPASSSHRALSPAQRAALGIGEGFFRVSVGLEDADTLCAVFSEAVAAARAA, translated from the coding sequence ATGAAGAACGAACCGGCATCGCTGATGCGGCCAGATCCGCTGCCCCAGAGCGCATCGCGCCCGGTGGTCACGCCGCTGTCGCCCTCGGTGGTCTATGCCTCCGACACGCCCGACATGCTCGATGAACAGTATGAGGGAAAGCTGCAGGGCTATACCTATTCCCGCGAGGGCCATCCCAATGCCGACGTGGTCGGGCGCAGGCTCGACCGGATGGAGGGTTCCCCGCAGCCGGGCGTGCTGACGTCCTCGGGGATGGGTGCGGTCTCGGCGCTGCTGCTGGGGCTGACGCGGTCGGGCGATCACGTGATCGGCAGCAACCAGCTTTACGGGCGCTCGCTGCGGCTTATGACGGAGGATCTGCCGCGGCTCGGGATTTCGACGAGCCTTGTCGACACCACCTCGGCCCAGGCGGTAAGCGAGGCGCTGCGGCACGAGACCCGGCTTGTCCTGCTTGAGGCGGTATCCAACCCGACGCTGCGCGTTGCCGATATCGAGGGCATCGCTGCCGTGACCCACGGCGCGGGCGTGCTGCTGGCCGTCGACAACACATTCACGACGCCGCGCGGCTTCCGGCCGTTCGAGGCGGGCGCCGATATCGTCATCCATTCGCTGACGAAGTTGCTGGCCGGTCATTCCGACGTGATGCTGGGCTATGTGGCCGCGCGCGACGCTGCGCTGAACGACCGGCTGCGCGTTTTCGGCGTCACCACCGGGATGACTCCCAGCCCGTTCGACTGCTGGCTGGCCGAGCGTGGCATGCTGACCTTCGATCTTCGCTTCGACCGGGCGCAGGAGACAGCCATGCGACTGGCCGAACATGTCGCCGGGCTGCAGGGGGTTGCGAGGGTCATCTACCCCGGCCGCCCCGATCACCCCGACCATGCCCGCGCCGCGCAGCTGCTCGGCGGACGCTTCTGCAACATGGTTAGCTTCGAACTCGAGGGCGGACGCGCGCAGGCAAACGCCTTCACACGCGGTGCCGAAGGCCTGTCCTTCGCACCGACGCTGGGCGATGTCGGCACGACCCTGTCGCATCCCGCGTCCTCTTCGCACCGCGCGCTCAGCCCCGCGCAGCGCGCGGCGCTGGGGATCGGAGAGGGGTTCTTCCGCGTTTCAGTGGGTCTCGAGGATGCGGACACGCTCTGCGCCGTCTTCTCGGAGGCGGTCGCGGCGGCGCGGGCGGCCTGA
- a CDS encoding ABC transporter ATP-binding protein, which yields MIVVDDVHKHFGGFHAVDGATLKIAKGSITGLIGPNGAGKTTLFNVIAGVLKPTSGRVTMAGEDITGLAPHELFHKGLLRTFQIAHEFASMSCRENLMMVPGAQSGETLWNTWFGRRRIAEEERALREKADEVLDFLTISHLADHKAGQISGGQKKLLELGRTMMVDAKIVFLDEVGAGVNRTLLNTIGDAIIRLNEERGYTFVVIEHDMDFIDRLCDPVICMAEGKVLAEGTLAEIKANEHVIEAYLGTGLKNKARA from the coding sequence ATGATCGTCGTTGACGATGTCCACAAGCATTTCGGCGGCTTCCATGCCGTCGACGGGGCGACGCTGAAGATCGCCAAAGGCTCCATCACCGGCCTGATCGGCCCGAATGGCGCCGGAAAGACTACTCTTTTCAATGTTATCGCTGGCGTTCTTAAGCCCACGTCGGGCCGCGTGACAATGGCCGGTGAGGACATCACCGGGCTGGCCCCGCATGAACTGTTCCACAAGGGTCTGCTGCGCACCTTCCAGATCGCGCATGAATTCGCCTCGATGTCCTGCCGCGAGAACCTGATGATGGTGCCGGGCGCCCAATCGGGAGAGACACTGTGGAATACCTGGTTCGGGCGCAGAAGGATCGCCGAGGAAGAGCGCGCGCTGAGGGAGAAGGCGGACGAGGTCCTGGATTTCCTGACCATCTCGCACCTCGCGGATCACAAGGCCGGTCAGATATCGGGCGGGCAGAAGAAACTGCTCGAACTCGGACGGACGATGATGGTGGATGCCAAGATCGTCTTCCTCGACGAGGTCGGCGCCGGCGTGAACCGAACCCTTCTCAACACCATCGGCGACGCGATCATCCGGCTGAATGAAGAGCGCGGCTATACCTTCGTGGTCATCGAGCATGACATGGATTTCATCGACCGGCTCTGCGATCCGGTGATCTGCATGGCCGAGGGCAAGGTGCTGGCCGAGGGAACGCTCGCCGAGATCAAGGCCAACGAGCATGTGATCGAGGCCTATCTCGGCACCGGCCTCAAGAACAAGGCGCGGGCATGA
- a CDS encoding PAS domain-containing protein, which yields MTQFVTQNGFSPLAQVEAYWEALRGSRMMPNRVEIDPRGIESALEYAFIVERIAPGIARLRIAGSHLSDLMGMEVRGIPLTSFITPNSRRQLSDLMEEVFEIPAVATLRLHAPASAGAPELEARLVMMPLKSDLGDVSRILGAFVAVGEIGRSPRRFEIVGSSTRPIRAGADATRPEHLKPAAPAPGKPVAPKAQIPGFAEATSQFDSRRPPRAKPGRSHLRLVKSDD from the coding sequence ATGACGCAGTTCGTTACCCAGAACGGATTTTCGCCGCTGGCACAGGTGGAAGCCTATTGGGAAGCGTTGCGCGGAAGCCGGATGATGCCCAACCGGGTCGAGATCGATCCCCGCGGCATCGAGAGCGCTCTTGAATATGCCTTCATTGTCGAGCGGATTGCGCCGGGGATCGCGCGTCTGCGGATTGCCGGAAGTCATCTGAGCGACCTCATGGGCATGGAAGTGCGCGGGATCCCCCTGACCTCGTTCATCACGCCCAATTCCCGGCGCCAGCTCAGCGACCTGATGGAAGAGGTATTCGAGATACCCGCGGTCGCGACGCTGCGCCTTCACGCCCCCGCATCGGCCGGAGCACCCGAACTCGAGGCGCGTCTGGTGATGATGCCGCTCAAGAGCGACCTCGGCGATGTCAGCCGGATCCTGGGAGCTTTCGTCGCAGTGGGCGAGATCGGCCGCAGTCCGAGGCGCTTCGAGATCGTCGGCAGTTCGACGCGCCCGATCCGCGCCGGCGCAGACGCCACACGGCCCGAGCATCTCAAGCCAGCCGCACCAGCCCCTGGCAAACCTGTCGCACCGAAGGCGCAGATCCCGGGCTTCGCGGAGGCGACAAGCCAGTTCGATTCGCGCCGCCCGCCGCGCGCCAAACCGGGCAGGTCGCATCTGCGCCTCGTAAAGTCAGACGACTGA